A single region of the Silene latifolia isolate original U9 population chromosome 8, ASM4854445v1, whole genome shotgun sequence genome encodes:
- the LOC141594218 gene encoding uncharacterized protein LOC141594218: protein MSVSRIILGSVIIRSSAQSNRAMPWRRKQNDKRIVGKEVKEKMSRASMVVVERAKGNSNGPKVALQTQVIPALSVDGSVLWANILGVIAMLHKFTHSFEFNHTLRQMHFEKAIVDCRFFTLLAVAGSLLGSILCFVEGCFMILKSSLYYFHASSQRLDSSGVVQLVIEAIDMFLVGTAMLIFGMGLYVMFVRTQSVDTNPQLAHLNSTASSQLQMVPSWLKMHSLSQAKTRVGHAIMMILQVGILDKFKTIPLVTPLDLACFAAALLVSSTSIFLLSKLSSHN, encoded by the exons ATGTCAGTAAGCAGAATCATATTAGGGTCGGTCATAATTCGCAGTTCTGCTCAATCAAATAGGGCAATGCCATGGAGGAGAAAACAAAATGATAAGAGGATTGTGGGTAAAGAGGTAAAAGAAAAGATGTCAAGGGCATCAATGGTTGTGGTGGAGAGAGCAAAGGGGAATAGTAATGGTCCAAAAGTAGCGCTACAAACTCAAGTTATACCAGCTCTAAGTGTTGATGGGAGTGTTTTATGGGCCAATATACTTGGGGTTATAGCCATGTTGCACAAGTTTACACATTCCTTCGAGTTCAACCACACCCTACGCCAGATGCACTTCGAAAAG GCGATTGTTGATTGTCGATTCTTCACACTACTGGCCGTTGCAGGCTCATTGCTTGGCTCAATTTTGTGCTTTGTTGAA GGGTGCTTCATGATACTGAAGTCGAGCTTATATTACTTCCATGCATCTTCCCAGCGATTGGATTCAAGTGGCGTAGTACAACTTGTGATCGAAGCCATAG ATATGTTCTTAGTAGGAACTGCAATGCTTATATTTGGAATGGGATTGTATGTCATGTTTGTAAGAACCCAAAGCGTTGACACTAATCCACAACTTGCTCATCTCAACTCTACTGCCTCCTCTCAACTCCAG ATGGTACCATCATGGCTTAAGATGCATTCGTTATCACAAGCAAAGACAAGAGTTGGGCATGCAATAATGATGATTCTTCAAGTCGGAATTTTGGACAAATTTAAAACCATACCTTTAGTTACTCCTCTTGATTTGGCATGTTTTGCTGCAGCTCTTCTTGTTTCTTCAACTTCTATCTTTCTTCTCTCAAAGCTCTCCTCTCATAATTAG